GATAGCCGAGCAACTGCTGGATCTCGTTGGCTGCACGATAGCCATCGGTCGGCAGCTTGATGTCCTTGGCGTCGACCGGCTTGACCAGATAAGGCGTCACGATGATCACCAGCTCGGTCTCGCCCTTGCGGAACTGCCGGCTGCGGAACAGGTTGCCGAGGATCGGCACATCGCCCAGACCCGGCGCCTTTTCGAGCGCATTCTGCGAGTTGGCGCTCATCAGCCCGGCGATCATGAAGCTCTGGCCCGAGCCGAGCTCGACCGTCGTTTCCGTGCGGCGGGTGGTGATGGCGGGCACCTGGAAGTCGTTGAGCGTAATCGCGCCCTGGGTCGAAAGCTCCGACACTTCGGGACGCACGCGCATCGAGATGCGGCCGTTCGAAAGCACTGTCGGAGTGTAGGCGAGGCTCACGCCGAACTGACGGAACTGCACCGTCACCTGGCCGAGGCCCTGTGCGATCGGGATCGGGAATTCACCGCCCGCAAGGAAGGTCGCGGTTTCACCCGACAGCGCGGTGAGGTTGGGTTCGGTGATGGTCGTCACCAGACCCAGCCGCTCCGACAGGTCGAGCGTTCCGGCCATGTCGATGCCGAACATCTTGCCCAGACCGGCAAGGGTCGTGCCTTTGCTGGTGATGACTGATGTGCCATCGGAACCCTCAGTCACGTTCACGCCAGCCAATCCGCCGGGGCTGAACTGCGTCACCGCGCCGCGGCCCGAGCCGACGCCAAACTTGAAGCCGTCGGTCCCATCCGCAGAGGTCAGGTTGGCCCCGATTTCGCGCAGCAGGCTGCGGCTGACTTCGGCAAACTTGACGTGCAGGTTGACCTGCAGCGGGGTTGCCGTCTTTAGGCGGCTGATGACATTGGCTTCCTTGCCGAGGAAGGCGCTGACCAGCCGTTCGGCCTCGGCAGCGTCTTCAGGTGCGCCCACGGTGCCGGTCAGTAGCACCGTGTTGGTGCCCATCGTCGACACGCTCACCTTGGCGTCGGGCATCGCCATGGCGAGCATCTGGTCGATGCTGCCGATGTTCGAGCCGACCCGGATGTTGGCCGAGAAGATCACGTCGCCGCGATCATTGCTGGCGTAGATGGTGGTTTCCCCGCCCGCCTTGCCGAACACGTAGAGCTGGCGCTGCGACTTGATCTGGATGTCGGCGACTTCGTCATTGGCGACGAAGACGTCGGCCATGTTGCCAGGCACCGTCACCAGTTCGCCCTTGCCGATCGACAGGACGATTTCCTGCGCCGGGCTGACGACCTGCTGCGCGGTGGCAGTGGCCGCCGGCATTGCTGCCATCGGCACCGCGGAGATCGCAGCAACCAGCAGCTTGATCTTGAAATTGCGTGTCATGGGTTTGCCCCCCTTGGGCTTGGAACGGTTCGCCTGGAAGGCAGGCACGTGGCCGGTCATGGTGAACGACATGGTCCTGATCCCCCCTTAGTTGATCACGGTCGAACGGGCGGCCGACAGGCCCTTGCCGCTGCCGCGCAGACCACTCGATTGGCTCGAGATGATCGCGGTGCTGTTCGCCCTGGCGCTTACGGGCGCTTCCGACGTTTCCTTGCCGCGGGTCACCCGCACGCTCGGGCCGACATAGACCGGAGCTGCGCTGCCGCCGCCCGAACCGCTGCTACGAGCGGGAGCCGGGGAGTCTGCAGTTGCCATCGAACGGCGCTGTTCCTTCACACCGGGGGTCGAGCGCTGGAAGCGCGAGACATCTGCCCCGGTGACGAAGCTCACACCCTTGTCGAGCGGCTGGGCGGCCGCAGCCTTGAGCAGACGCTCTTCTTCTTCAGGCGAAGCATTGGGCGGAATGACCACGCTGCCGGAGGCGAGCGCACGTTCCAGTTCGGCCGGATTGTCCGAAAGCGAGCGCAGCGCGAGCGAGATTGTCCCGAAGGTCTGGGCCACCGAGATCTTTTCCGCGATCTTGGGCGTTGCCTCCAGCGTAACGGTGCTGAACTGCGTCACCACGGTCTTGCCGGTTTCATCGGTGGTCTTCTCGGTCGTCTGGTCAGTTGCCAGCACGCGCAGGTTGCGCACGATGGTTTCTGCCGCACGCAGCGGTGCACCTTCGTCGTTCGGCGGGATTTCTTGGCTGAGGACCAGATCGACACGGTCGCCCGGGAAGATGAAGCCCGAGACACCGGTCGTCGCCGACACCGGCACCGTCACGGCGCGCATGCCCGGCCCGAGAGCCGCTGCGAGGAAGCCGCGGTCACCCGGAGCCACCAGTGATCCTTGCGTGACAGGTTCGCCCGCAGTGATCGGATAACGGACCACGGTGCCCAGCAGCTTGTTCATGTCGGCCTCGCCGTCGATGAAGTAAGCGTCCTGCACCAGCTCCTTGGGCCAGGGCTGGAAGCCCAGCGCATCAGCGGTGATGATCGTGCCAGCGGTCAAAGCCCGCTTGGCAACCAGAACACGCGGGCCTGTGGGCACAGAGGCCTCGGCATTGGGGGCAGAGCCTCCAGCGAACATGCTACGCGCGGCAAATGCGGTTCCGATCGCGATGATCAGCGCGCCGAGCAGCAGTACCAGTTTCTTCCTATCCATGGCTCAATTAGCCCCCTCGTAATTGCCCTGGGTTTGGTTAGCGGGCAGGTATGGTTGCAGTTCGTAAGGCATGACTGGTTAAAATCGGGTTATGCTGCCTGAACCGCAGTCGCGGCGCCCGGCAGATAATGGGTCGCCAGCACCCACAGGCTGCCGAAAGCGATCGCCACGCCATAGGGCAGGCGGCCCGGAGTCTTGGGTTTGAGAATCACGCGGCGCAGCACAAAGGCGACCGCCAGCGCGCCGCCGAATAGCGACATCACCAGCAGCATCTGAATGTAGCTTAGGGGCGTGAACCACAGCGACAGCGCCGCCAGCAGCTTGATATCGCCGCCCCCCAGAATGAGCACGTTGATGCGATAGCCGATATAGGCAATCCCGATCAGGATCGCCGATACGATCGCACAGAAGATCAGCTGCCAGCCCACGCCCGGCCACAGGTCTAGTCCGCTCGCCCACCAGAACAGCGGAGCCACCAGCGCGATCGCGGCGTTGAGCCAATTGTCGATCTGGCGGCGGCGCACATCGGTGAACGCGGCAAAGACCAGCGCAATTGCCAAGGCGACCAGCAGACCGTAGGAAATGGAACTCATCGACTTCGTGCCCCCGGGCAAGGCCGCGCTCCCCGCGCTGGCCGTCCTTCATTGGGACACTGCTACAGGTTATGACTTACCAAATAGTAACCACACTCTTCAGCCACAGGCGCGCGATTATGGGAGCCATGCGATGATCGACCGCCGGGCCATTCCCCCCTACGCGCAGGAAAGCACCTGGGCCGCTGGCGACGGGCACGCCATCCGCCGTATCGACTGGCCGGGCGGCGAGCATCCGCGCGGCTCGATCCTGTTCCTGCCCGGGCGCGGCGACTTTTACGAAAAGTATCTCGAGACGCTGGACGAATGGCACCGCGCCGGCTGGCGGGTGACAGCATCGGACTGGCGGGGGCAGGCGGGTTCGGGACGACTCGGCAAGGACGCGGTCACCGGCCATATTGATGATTTCGGCACCTGGATCGATGATCTGGCGCTGTTGTGGCAGCGCTGGACCGCCGAAACGCCGGGGCCGCATGTGCTCGCCGCGCATTCGATGGGCGGGCACGTGGTGCTGCGCGCGCTGGTTGCGAAGCGCGTAACCCCCGATGCGGTCGTGCTGAGCGCGCCGATGACCGGCATGAACGGCCCGCCGCTTCCCCTGCCAATCCTCCATGCGGTGGCGCGGACGATGTGCCGCCTTGGTGATCCCGCGCGTCAGGCGTGGAAGTGGAGCGAGAAGCCGGGCGAGCTTCCGGCAAAGCGCGCCAACCTGCTCACCCACGATCCCGTCCGCTATGCCGACGAGCAATGGTGGCGTGACAATCGCCCGCAGCTGGTGATGGGTCCGGCCAGCTGGCGCTGGGTCGAGCGGGCTTACGCCTCGTGGATGGAGCTGGAAAAGCCCGGCGCGCTTGAAGGCGTCGATGTTCCGGTGCTGATCGTCTCGACCGCGTCGGACAAGCTGGTCAGCCACCCCGCCAATCTGCGCGCCGCCGCGCGCTTGCCGAGGGGCGAGATTCTCGCGCTCGGCGCCGAGGCGCATCACGAGGTGCTGCGCGAAGTCGATTCGGTGCGCGGGCGGATCACGGGCGTGATCGCGGACTTCCTCGACCGCTCGGCACCGCGGAGAGCTGCGGCGGCATGATCTACGATGTCGCCGTGATCGGCGCAGGGATGGCAGGTGCGAGCATCGCGGCCGAACTTGCCCCCCATGCCCGCGTGCTGCTGATCGAGGCAGAGGACGCGCCGGGCTATCACGCCACCGGGCGGTCAGCCGCCTTCTGGGAGGAATGCTACGGCGGCCCCGGCGTGGTGCCGCTGACCCGCGCTTCGGGCGCTTACCTCGCCGAACACGGTTTCCTCACCCCGCGCGGTGCGCTTTATGTCGGGCGCGCCGAAGACCGCGCGGCGATGGACGCCTTCCGCGCCAGCTATGCCGGAACCGGCGTGAACATCGAGCCGCTGTCGCCTACCGCGCTGGCGGACCGCGTGCCGCATATCCGGGCTGAGTGGAGCGAGGCGCTCTACCAGCCAGCCTGCGCCGATATCGACGTTGCCGGACTGCACCAGCACTATCTGGGCCAGGCGCGGCGACTCGGAGTCGAGGTCGCAACGCGCGCGCAGGCCGCGGGCCTTGTCCGCGAGAGCGGAGCGTGGACGATCACCGGCGCGCGCGGCGAGACGTGGCGCGCGGCAACCATCGTCAACGCGGCGGGGGCATGGGTAGACGAGGTTGCGCGCTTGGCTGGCGTACGCCCCGTCGGGATCGCGCCGTGCCGCCGCACTGTCGCGGTGCTGCGCGTGGCACCGCACGCGCCTGCCGATCTGCCGCTGGTGCTCGACATCGGCGGCGGCTTCTATTTCAAGCCCGATGCGGGGCGGCTCTGGCTGTCCCCCCATGACGAAATCCCGAGCGAGCCGTGCGACGCCGCCCCCGAGGAGATCGACGTAGCCATCGCCATCGACCGCTTCCAGAACGTCACCGACTGGCGGATCGAGGCGGTGGAGCGCCGCTGGGCGGGCCTGCGCAGCTTCGCGCCTGACCGGATGCCGGTCTATGGCTTCGATCCGGGCGCCGAGGGCTTCTTCTGGTTTGCCGGGCAGGGCGGGTTCGGCATCCAGACCGCCCCCGCCGCCGCGCGGCTGGGCGCGCAGGTGCTGCTTGGACACGGGCCTGACGCAATGACGGCGGAGATTGATCCCTCCAGTTTTGCTCCGTCGCGCTTGGCGGTAGCGCTACAATCGGCCTAGGCAAGGTCGCCCCGATCTGCCATTTCCTAATCTGGTTTAACGAAAGGGAGAGGCCACCGATGGCGCACAAGTTTGAAATCTACAAAGACAACGCGGGCGAGTTTCGCGTGCGCTTCAAGTACAATTCGGAAGTGATGTTCTCGACGCAGGGCTATTCAAGCAAGGCGAGCGCGCAGAACGCGATTGATTCGATCAAGAAGAACGGCCCCGACGCCGAGGTCGAAGACAACAGCTGATTGCATTGCTCGTCATTGCGAGCCGCAGGCGAAGCAATCCATGGTCTGACGTTTCCGCGCGTGGCGCGGTTCGGCCATGGATTGCCGCGTCGCCTCCGGCTCCTCGCAATGACGAAGCGGGCCTAATGCTTGAACGCTGACCCCGGATCGGCCTGCCGCGCCGCCTCCGCGCTCGCCAGCGCGTCGCAGCGCTCGTTTTCGGGGTGGCCGGAGTGGCCCTTCACCCATTCCCACGATACCTTGTGCGGGCGCGCCGCAGCTATCAGTTCGCGCCACAGATCCTCGTTGGCGACCGGCTTTTTCGCCGCATTCATCCAGCCGCGTTTCTGCCAGCCGAAGATCCACTGGGTCATCCCGTCGATGACATAGCGGCTGTCGGTGTGGACGGTGACGGTGCAGGGCTCCTTCAACGCAGTCAGCCCGCGCAGCACCGCGGTCATTTCCATGCGGTTGTTGGTGGTTTCGGGCTCGCCGCCGACCAGCTCCTTCTCGTGCCCGCCGCTGCGCAGGATCGCGGCCCAGCCTCCGGGGCCGGGATTGCCCTTGCACGCGCCGTCGGTGAAGATGTCGACCTGTCTCATGCCAGCCCCCTAGGGCGGCGAGGGGCTTTCAGGCAAGCAGGCCCGCGCCATGGTTGTGGTAGAACGCCCAGCGCGCCGCAAATTGCATCGGGTCCTTGCGGGTGACCAGCGCATCGTCGGGCGTGTCGAGCCAGTCCTCGGCACGGCTGGCGACAAACCGCAGGCACGCACCCTTGGCGACGTCAGCGAAGATTGCGCGCTCTTCGGGCGTAAGGCGGCGCACGGACTGGTAGCCCTCGGCCAGCGCTGCGCCGCAATCGGCGCGATAGGCATTGTCCCCGTCGAAACACCATGCGGCATGGGTCACCGCCAGATCGAGCACCATCGGTCCGGTGCAGGCGAAATAGAAATCGATCAGCCCCGTTACCCGATCGCCCAGCATCAGCACATTATCGGGAAACAGATCGGTGTGGGTCTGCGACGGCGGCAGCGCCGACAGGTCGAGCGCGGCGGCGGCGCGGGCATGATCCAGCATGGCGGGCAGAGCGGCATTGATGGTCGCCAGCCGCTCCGCCCCGCAAGCCTCCAGAATCGCGGCGCTCGCGGCGAAGTCCATCGCATTGGCGCGGATCCGCGGGAAATCCTGCGCGGCCAGATGCAGGTTCGCCAGCACCTCGCCCACGGCGCGCGCCTGTGCGGGCGTGGGGCGGGTGGGGGAGACGCCCGGCAGGAACTCGATCAGTGCCGCCGCCTTGCCCTCGACCATGCGGAAGGACGCGCCGTCGCGGTCGTGCATGGTGCGCGGCACGGGGCAAGCCTTGCCCGCCAGATGATCGAGCAGGTCGAGAAAATAGGGCAGATCGGCATAATCGATCCGCCGTTCGTAGAGCGTCAGGATGAAGCGGGTGCCACTTGTTCCGCTGCCGGTCGTCTCGATCAGCCAGTTGGAGTTGGACACGCCCTCGGCAATGCCCTTGGCCATGACCAGATCGCCCACGTCATATTGCGCGATCAGCCGGGCAAGGTCTTCCGCGCCCAGATGGGTATAGACCGCCACCGGTTGCCGCCTTCCGCCAGCCTATTCGGTCAGCTGACGGGGCAGCTTGAAGACCATCTTCTCTTCGGCGGCGGTGATCGTCTTTTCGCTGATCGGGCGATAGGCGGCGAGCGCATCGACCACTTCGCGCACCAGAATTTCAGGCGCTGAGGCCCCTGCGGTCAGGCCCAGCGTCTCGACCCCGTCGAGCCATGCAAAATCGATCTCGCTGGCGCGCTGGATCAGTTTGGACGGGGTGCCGAGCCGTTCGGCCACTTCCACCAGCCGCAGCGCATTGGAGGAATTGGGCGAGCCGATCACCAGCACCAGATCGCAATCCTGCGCCAGTTCCTTGACCGCCGCCTGACGGTTGGAAGTGGCGTAGCAGATGTCCTCGGCACGCGGGCCGGAGATGTTGGGGTAGCGCCATTCGAGCGCCTGAATCACCTCGCGGGTGTCGTCCACCGACAGCGTGGTCTGGGTGAGGTAGGACAGCGCCTCGTCGGAATCGAAGGGCAGCTTGTCCACATCCTCGATCGTCTCCACCAGTGTCATCTGGCCGGGCTCGACCTGGCCCATCGTGCCGATCACTTCGGGGTGGCCTTCGTGGCCGATGAAGATGATGTGGCGGCCTTTCTCGATCTGGCGTTCGGCCTGACGGTGGACCTTGCTGACCAGCGGGCAGGTGGCATCGACATACAGCAGCTTGCGGCGCTTGGCTTCGGCCGGAACCGCCTTTGGCACGCCGTGGGCGCTGAACACCACCGGCGCATCATCGGGCACTTCGTCCAGTTCCTCGACAAAGATCGCGCCCTGCGCCTTCAGCCCTTCGACCACATATTTGTTGTGGACGATTTCATGCCGGACATAGACCGGCGAGCCATAGCGTTCGAGCGCCTTCTCGACGATTTCGATCGCACG
This DNA window, taken from Porphyrobacter sp. ULC335, encodes the following:
- the rnhA gene encoding ribonuclease HI, with the translated sequence MRQVDIFTDGACKGNPGPGGWAAILRSGGHEKELVGGEPETTNNRMEMTAVLRGLTALKEPCTVTVHTDSRYVIDGMTQWIFGWQKRGWMNAAKKPVANEDLWRELIAAARPHKVSWEWVKGHSGHPENERCDALASAEAARQADPGSAFKH
- a CDS encoding alpha/beta fold hydrolase, with product MIDRRAIPPYAQESTWAAGDGHAIRRIDWPGGEHPRGSILFLPGRGDFYEKYLETLDEWHRAGWRVTASDWRGQAGSGRLGKDAVTGHIDDFGTWIDDLALLWQRWTAETPGPHVLAAHSMGGHVVLRALVAKRVTPDAVVLSAPMTGMNGPPLPLPILHAVARTMCRLGDPARQAWKWSEKPGELPAKRANLLTHDPVRYADEQWWRDNRPQLVMGPASWRWVERAYASWMELEKPGALEGVDVPVLIVSTASDKLVSHPANLRAAARLPRGEILALGAEAHHEVLREVDSVRGRITGVIADFLDRSAPRRAAAA
- a CDS encoding prepilin peptidase, producing the protein MSSISYGLLVALAIALVFAAFTDVRRRQIDNWLNAAIALVAPLFWWASGLDLWPGVGWQLIFCAIVSAILIGIAYIGYRINVLILGGGDIKLLAALSLWFTPLSYIQMLLVMSLFGGALAVAFVLRRVILKPKTPGRLPYGVAIAFGSLWVLATHYLPGAATAVQAA
- a CDS encoding YegP family protein, producing MAHKFEIYKDNAGEFRVRFKYNSEVMFSTQGYSSKASAQNAIDSIKKNGPDAEVEDNS
- a CDS encoding homoserine kinase translates to MAVYTHLGAEDLARLIAQYDVGDLVMAKGIAEGVSNSNWLIETTGSGTSGTRFILTLYERRIDYADLPYFLDLLDHLAGKACPVPRTMHDRDGASFRMVEGKAAALIEFLPGVSPTRPTPAQARAVGEVLANLHLAAQDFPRIRANAMDFAASAAILEACGAERLATINAALPAMLDHARAAAALDLSALPPSQTHTDLFPDNVLMLGDRVTGLIDFYFACTGPMVLDLAVTHAAWCFDGDNAYRADCGAALAEGYQSVRRLTPEERAIFADVAKGACLRFVASRAEDWLDTPDDALVTRKDPMQFAARWAFYHNHGAGLLA
- a CDS encoding NAD(P)/FAD-dependent oxidoreductase; its protein translation is MIYDVAVIGAGMAGASIAAELAPHARVLLIEAEDAPGYHATGRSAAFWEECYGGPGVVPLTRASGAYLAEHGFLTPRGALYVGRAEDRAAMDAFRASYAGTGVNIEPLSPTALADRVPHIRAEWSEALYQPACADIDVAGLHQHYLGQARRLGVEVATRAQAAGLVRESGAWTITGARGETWRAATIVNAAGAWVDEVARLAGVRPVGIAPCRRTVAVLRVAPHAPADLPLVLDIGGGFYFKPDAGRLWLSPHDEIPSEPCDAAPEEIDVAIAIDRFQNVTDWRIEAVERRWAGLRSFAPDRMPVYGFDPGAEGFFWFAGQGGFGIQTAPAAARLGAQVLLGHGPDAMTAEIDPSSFAPSRLAVALQSA
- the ispH gene encoding 4-hydroxy-3-methylbut-2-enyl diphosphate reductase, producing the protein MNAPFPASDADMATRPPLNLLIAAPRGFCAGVDRAIEIVEKALERYGSPVYVRHEIVHNKYVVEGLKAQGAIFVEELDEVPDDAPVVFSAHGVPKAVPAEAKRRKLLYVDATCPLVSKVHRQAERQIEKGRHIIFIGHEGHPEVIGTMGQVEPGQMTLVETIEDVDKLPFDSDEALSYLTQTTLSVDDTREVIQALEWRYPNISGPRAEDICYATSNRQAAVKELAQDCDLVLVIGSPNSSNALRLVEVAERLGTPSKLIQRASEIDFAWLDGVETLGLTAGASAPEILVREVVDALAAYRPISEKTITAAEEKMVFKLPRQLTE
- the cpaB gene encoding Flp pilus assembly protein CpaB, which encodes MDRKKLVLLLGALIIAIGTAFAARSMFAGGSAPNAEASVPTGPRVLVAKRALTAGTIITADALGFQPWPKELVQDAYFIDGEADMNKLLGTVVRYPITAGEPVTQGSLVAPGDRGFLAAALGPGMRAVTVPVSATTGVSGFIFPGDRVDLVLSQEIPPNDEGAPLRAAETIVRNLRVLATDQTTEKTTDETGKTVVTQFSTVTLEATPKIAEKISVAQTFGTISLALRSLSDNPAELERALASGSVVIPPNASPEEEERLLKAAAAQPLDKGVSFVTGADVSRFQRSTPGVKEQRRSMATADSPAPARSSGSGGGSAAPVYVGPSVRVTRGKETSEAPVSARANSTAIISSQSSGLRGSGKGLSAARSTVIN
- a CDS encoding type II and III secretion system protein family protein, with product MTRNFKIKLLVAAISAVPMAAMPAATATAQQVVSPAQEIVLSIGKGELVTVPGNMADVFVANDEVADIQIKSQRQLYVFGKAGGETTIYASNDRGDVIFSANIRVGSNIGSIDQMLAMAMPDAKVSVSTMGTNTVLLTGTVGAPEDAAEAERLVSAFLGKEANVISRLKTATPLQVNLHVKFAEVSRSLLREIGANLTSADGTDGFKFGVGSGRGAVTQFSPGGLAGVNVTEGSDGTSVITSKGTTLAGLGKMFGIDMAGTLDLSERLGLVTTITEPNLTALSGETATFLAGGEFPIPIAQGLGQVTVQFRQFGVSLAYTPTVLSNGRISMRVRPEVSELSTQGAITLNDFQVPAITTRRTETTVELGSGQSFMIAGLMSANSQNALEKAPGLGDVPILGNLFRSRQFRKGETELVIIVTPYLVKPVDAKDIKLPTDGYRAANEIQQLLGYQDNAGISGEQRPGPTSSQPDAPQPKVSEADPALIIPNGEEKPRRADKKSRRPEREANASVAATPGFSL